From Cervus elaphus chromosome 33, mCerEla1.1, whole genome shotgun sequence, the proteins below share one genomic window:
- the LOC122688494 gene encoding histone-lysine N-methyltransferase SUV39H2-like — protein sequence MDSLSPNFSSTRAWCVPCLVSLDTLQELCRKEKLTCKSIGITKRNLNNYEVEYLCDYKVVKDMEYYLVKWKGWPDSTNTWEPLQNLKCPLELQQFSNDKHNYLSQVKKGKAITLKENHRALKPAVAEYIVKKAKQRIALQRWQDELNRRKTHKGMIFVENTVDLEGPPSDFYYINEYKPAPGISLVNEATFGCSCRDCFFEKCCPAEAGVLLAYNKNQQIKIPPGAPIYECNSRCQCGPDCPNRIVQKGTQYSLCIFRTSNGCGWGVKTLVKIKRMSFVMEYVGEVITSEEAERRGQLYDNKGITYLFDMDYESDEFTVDAARYGNVSHFVNHSCNPNLQVFNVFIDNLDTHLPRIALFSTRTINAGEELTFDYQMKGSRDVSSDSIDHSPAKKRARTVCKCGSVTCRGYLN from the coding sequence ATGGACTCATTATCGCCCAACTTTTCCTCCACTAGGGCTTGGTGTGTGCCTTGCCTAGTTTCACTTGATACTCTTCAGGAATTATGTAGAAAAGAAAAGCTCACATGTAAATCGATTGGAATCACCAAAAGGAATCTAAACAATTATGAGGTGGAATACTTGTGTGACTACAAGGTAGTAAAGGATATGGAATATTATCTTGTAAAATGGAAAGGATGGCCAGATTCTACAAATACTTGGGAACCTTTGCAAAATCTCAAGTGCCCATTAGAACTTCAGCAGTTCTCTAATGACAAGCATAATTATTTATCTCAGGTAAAGAAAGGCAAAGCAATAACtctaaaagaaaatcacagagccTTGAAACCTGCTGTTGCTGAATACATTGTAAAGAAGGCTAAACAAAGGATAGCCCTGCAGAGATGGCAGGATGAACTCAACAGAAGGAAGACTCACAAAGGAATGATTTTTGTTGAAAATACCGTGGACTTAGAGGGGCCCCCTTCAGACTTCTACTACATTAATGAATACAAACCAGCTCCTGGAATCAGCTTAGTAAATGAAGCTACCTTTGGTTGTTCATGCAGAGAttgcttctttgaaaaatgttgtCCTGCTGAAGCTGGAGTTCTTTTGGCTTataataaaaatcaacaaattaaaaTCCCACCTGGTGCCCCCATTTACGAGTGCAACTCAAGGTGTCAATGTGGACCCGATTGTCCCAACAGGATCGTACAGAAAGGTACACAGTATTCACTTTGCATCTTTCGAACTAGCAATGGCTGTGGCTGGGGTGTAAAAACCcttgtgaagattaaaagaaTGAGTTTTGTCATGGAATATGTTGGAGAGGTAATCACCAGTGAGGAAGCTGAGAGACGTGGGCAGTTATATGACAACAAAGGAATCACATATCTCTTTGATATGGACTATGAATCTGATGAATTCACAGTGGATGCAGCTCGATACGGAAATGTGTCTCATTTTGTGAATCACAGTTGTAACCCAAACCTTCAGGTGTTCAATGTTTTCATTGATAACCTCGATACCCATCTTCCCCGAATAGCATTATTTTCCACGAGAACTATCAATGCTGGAGAAGAGCTCACTTTTGATTATCAAATGAAAGGTTCTAGAGATGTATCTTCAGATTCTATTGACCACAGCCCAGCCAAAAAGAGAGCTAGAACTGTGTGCAAATGTGGATCTGTGACTTGCAGAGGTTACCTCAACTGA